One stretch of Roseovarius mucosus DNA includes these proteins:
- the ccoP gene encoding cytochrome-c oxidase, cbb3-type subunit III, with the protein MAKQPNKKNQEVETTGHQWDGIEEYNNPLPRWWLWTFYACIVWALWYVVAYPAWPLVQGATAGYKGWSTRANVAVELAEAEAANAEINARLASVELTEIAGDPELQGYATSAGNAVFKTWCAQCHGSGAAGVQAGGYPNLLDNDWLWGGTIEDIHATIAHGIRNEEDPDARYSQMPAFGDILESAQIDQVVNYVMSLSGEPQDATLVSDGQAVFMDNCAACHGEAAEGDIYQGAPNLADAIWLYGGSFDTIKETVIYSRFGVMPAMGGADLSEAEIRAVAIYVHQLGGGE; encoded by the coding sequence ATGGCCAAACAACCCAATAAGAAGAACCAAGAGGTCGAAACCACCGGCCATCAATGGGACGGGATTGAAGAGTATAACAATCCCCTGCCGCGCTGGTGGCTGTGGACGTTTTACGCCTGTATCGTCTGGGCGCTGTGGTATGTGGTGGCCTATCCGGCATGGCCGCTGGTTCAGGGGGCCACGGCTGGCTACAAAGGCTGGTCGACGCGCGCCAATGTGGCGGTCGAATTGGCCGAGGCCGAAGCCGCCAATGCCGAGATCAACGCCAGGCTGGCCTCGGTCGAACTGACCGAGATTGCCGGTGATCCTGAATTGCAGGGCTATGCCACATCGGCGGGTAATGCCGTGTTCAAAACATGGTGCGCGCAGTGCCATGGCTCGGGGGCGGCAGGTGTTCAGGCGGGTGGCTATCCCAACCTTCTGGATAACGACTGGCTCTGGGGCGGCACGATCGAGGACATTCATGCCACGATCGCCCATGGTATCCGCAACGAGGAAGATCCGGATGCGCGCTATTCGCAGATGCCTGCCTTTGGTGACATTCTCGAATCGGCGCAGATTGATCAGGTGGTCAACTATGTGATGTCGCTGTCTGGTGAGCCGCAGGATGCCACGTTGGTTTCCGATGGTCAGGCCGTGTTCATGGACAATTGCGCGGCATGCCATGGCGAGGCCGCAGAGGGCGATATCTATCAGGGCGCGCCGAACCTTGCCGATGCGATCTGGCTCTATGGTGGATCATTCGACACGATCAAGGAAACGGTGATCTATTCGCGCTTTGGCGTGATGCCGGCGATGGGCGGGGCCGACCTGAGCGAAGCCGAAATTCGCGCCGTGGCGATCTATGTCCACCAGCTTGGCGGCGGCGAGTAA
- a CDS encoding LysR family transcriptional regulator has translation MDWLSLPPLTALRAFAALAETGGTVAAGDRLNVSHAAVSQQIKQLEAHIGLALVDRSGRQLRLTAEGQYLADALSLGFGAIARAVESLSQRNSERPLQISTTPSFAAHWLMPCLGDFRHRHPDIDLMIDPTPRLVALEPGGIDIAIRYGPGKWPGLEAELLFSSPIVAVAAPRLIEGRRIEEPSDLADLPWLQEFGTNEASDWLRRRGVTRERAAGLMQVPGNLLLDGLRDGQGVAVTVLDWVRQDIAAGRLRLLFQDHEDSGYHVVARPGVLRPAARTFVVWLRRMARQHSVAQ, from the coding sequence ATGGATTGGCTGTCTCTTCCTCCTTTGACCGCATTGCGGGCCTTTGCGGCCTTGGCCGAAACCGGCGGCACGGTGGCTGCGGGTGACCGGCTCAATGTTAGTCATGCGGCGGTAAGCCAACAGATCAAGCAGCTTGAGGCGCATATAGGCCTGGCGCTTGTGGACCGTAGCGGGCGGCAATTGCGCCTGACCGCAGAAGGCCAATATCTGGCGGATGCCCTGTCGCTTGGCTTTGGCGCGATTGCGCGCGCGGTCGAATCGCTTTCGCAGCGCAATTCCGAGCGTCCTTTGCAGATCTCGACCACACCGAGTTTTGCGGCGCACTGGCTGATGCCTTGCTTGGGTGATTTTCGCCATCGCCATCCTGACATTGACCTTATGATCGACCCGACCCCGCGGTTGGTTGCGCTAGAGCCGGGCGGTATAGACATCGCAATCCGCTATGGGCCCGGTAAATGGCCGGGGCTAGAGGCAGAGCTGCTATTCTCTTCGCCCATTGTCGCGGTGGCTGCCCCCCGCCTTATTGAGGGGCGGCGGATCGAAGAGCCATCAGATCTGGCCGATTTGCCTTGGCTGCAGGAATTCGGCACCAATGAGGCAAGCGACTGGCTGCGCCGTCGGGGTGTCACACGCGAGCGGGCAGCCGGGCTGATGCAGGTGCCGGGCAACCTGTTGCTGGACGGATTGCGCGACGGGCAGGGGGTTGCTGTGACGGTTCTGGACTGGGTGCGTCAGGATATCGCGGCGGGTCGCCTACGGCTCTTGTTTCAAGACCATGAAGACAGCGGTTATCATGTGGTGGCGCGTCCTGGCGTGCTGCGCCCTGCGGCGCGGACCTTTGTGGTCTGGCTGCGGCGCATGGCTCGACAACATAGCGTGGCGCAATAG
- a CDS encoding universal stress protein — protein MTYNSLFSVLTDESLVEETLAHATSMAARYDAHLDVLCLGVDRSQSGYYYSGASAIVLQETIARAQQEATAIETKARALLKNSSLRWAVEAGVSQLADLGRHVAARARFSDLVILAQPYGKGRGAELEPATESALFEARTPVIIAPAGGEPVPNPGRIMIGWNESNEALGAVRAALPLLKEADVVHVVVIDPPTHGPNRSDPGGLLSQYLARHGVKVEIDVLSKTLPRVSDVLLRHARDMDADMVVMGAYGHSRFREAIFGGATRYMLEQATMPVFMAH, from the coding sequence ATGACCTACAACAGCCTGTTTTCCGTTTTGACCGATGAGTCCCTTGTTGAGGAAACCTTGGCCCATGCCACCAGCATGGCTGCCCGCTATGATGCCCATCTTGATGTGCTCTGCTTGGGCGTGGATCGAAGCCAATCGGGCTATTATTATTCGGGCGCCAGCGCCATCGTGCTGCAAGAAACGATTGCCCGCGCCCAGCAAGAGGCCACCGCCATCGAGACCAAAGCCCGCGCCCTGCTCAAGAATTCATCCCTACGTTGGGCGGTTGAGGCGGGCGTCAGCCAATTGGCCGATCTGGGGCGGCATGTTGCGGCCCGGGCGCGATTCTCGGATCTGGTCATTCTGGCGCAGCCCTATGGCAAGGGCCGCGGAGCCGAACTGGAACCTGCGACCGAATCGGCCCTGTTCGAGGCGCGGACCCCGGTCATTATCGCCCCCGCCGGTGGCGAGCCGGTGCCCAATCCGGGCCGGATCATGATCGGCTGGAACGAAAGCAACGAGGCGCTTGGTGCCGTGCGCGCCGCCCTGCCCCTGCTGAAAGAGGCGGATGTGGTGCATGTGGTGGTGATCGACCCGCCGACGCATGGGCCCAACCGCTCGGATCCCGGTGGGCTTTTGTCGCAATACCTCGCGCGTCACGGCGTCAAGGTCGAGATTGACGTGCTCTCCAAAACCCTACCCCGTGTCTCGGACGTGCTCTTGCGCCATGCCCGCGATATGGATGCCGATATGGTGGTGATGGGGGCCTATGGCCACTCGCGCTTTCGCGAGGCAATCTTTGGCGGTGCCACCCGCTATATGCTGGAACAGGCGACCATGCCGGTTTTCATGGCGCATTAG
- the ccoN gene encoding cytochrome-c oxidase, cbb3-type subunit I, giving the protein MTNYIKLIVLGLVTLLALIAANYARDLAYLVNALTVALVAGGLFLWTLRHTDEPKSQVDLSGEYMDGVVRAGVIATAIWGVVGFLAGTFIAFQLAFPGLNFDWAQGYANFGRLRPLHTSAVIFAFGGNALIATSFYVVQRTSAARLWGGNLAWFVFWGYQLVIVLAATGYLLGATQSKEYAEPEWYVDLWLTVVWLAYLAVFLGTIVKRKEPHIYVANWFYLSFIITVAMLHVVNNLSIPVSIFGSKSVQVFSGVQDAMTQWWYGHNAVGFFLTAGFLGMMYYFVPKQAERPVYSYKLSIIHFWALIFIYIWAGPHHLHYTALPDWASTLGMVFSIVLWMPSWGGMINGLMTLSGAWDKLRTDPVIRMMVISIGFYGMSTFEGPMMSIRAVNSLSHYTDWTIGHVHSGALGWNGMITFGALYFLVPKLWNRERLYSLSLVSWHFWLATIGIILYAAAMWVTGIMEGLMWREVDANGFLVNSFADTVAAKFPMYVVRGLGGVLFLSGALIMCYNLWMTVTRSPAVAPVNSAVPAE; this is encoded by the coding sequence ATGACGAATTATATCAAGCTGATCGTGCTTGGTCTGGTCACGCTTCTGGCGTTGATCGCGGCCAATTATGCGCGCGATCTGGCCTATCTGGTCAACGCGCTGACGGTGGCGTTGGTGGCTGGTGGGCTTTTTCTGTGGACCCTGCGCCACACAGACGAACCGAAATCCCAAGTGGATCTGTCGGGGGAATACATGGATGGCGTGGTGCGCGCCGGGGTGATTGCAACGGCCATCTGGGGCGTTGTCGGTTTCCTTGCGGGCACGTTCATTGCCTTTCAGCTTGCCTTTCCTGGGCTCAATTTCGATTGGGCGCAGGGTTATGCGAATTTTGGTCGGTTGCGTCCGCTGCACACCTCGGCGGTGATTTTCGCCTTTGGGGGCAATGCGCTGATCGCCACGTCGTTTTACGTTGTGCAACGCACCTCTGCGGCGCGTCTCTGGGGCGGCAATCTCGCGTGGTTCGTGTTCTGGGGCTACCAACTCGTGATTGTTCTGGCTGCGACCGGCTATTTGCTGGGTGCCACGCAATCCAAGGAATATGCAGAGCCTGAATGGTATGTCGATCTGTGGCTGACGGTGGTCTGGCTGGCCTATCTGGCTGTGTTCCTGGGCACGATCGTCAAGCGCAAAGAGCCGCATATCTATGTCGCCAACTGGTTTTACCTGTCGTTCATCATCACGGTGGCAATGCTGCATGTGGTCAACAACCTGAGCATTCCGGTCTCGATCTTTGGCTCCAAGTCGGTGCAGGTCTTCTCCGGCGTGCAGGACGCGATGACACAGTGGTGGTATGGCCATAACGCCGTGGGCTTTTTCCTGACGGCAGGTTTCTTGGGCATGATGTATTACTTTGTGCCCAAGCAGGCCGAACGCCCGGTTTACAGCTATAAGCTGTCGATCATCCACTTTTGGGCGCTGATCTTTATCTACATCTGGGCTGGTCCGCACCACCTGCATTACACGGCGCTGCCGGACTGGGCCTCGACGCTGGGCATGGTGTTCTCGATCGTGCTGTGGATGCCGTCCTGGGGTGGGATGATCAACGGTCTGATGACGCTCTCGGGGGCATGGGACAAGCTGCGCACCGATCCGGTGATCCGGATGATGGTGATTTCCATCGGGTTCTACGGCATGTCCACCTTTGAAGGGCCGATGATGTCGATCCGCGCGGTCAACTCGCTGTCGCATTACACGGACTGGACCATTGGGCACGTGCATTCTGGGGCGCTTGGCTGGAACGGTATGATCACCTTTGGGGCGCTCTACTTCCTTGTACCGAAGTTGTGGAACCGCGAGCGGCTCTATTCGCTGAGCCTTGTGAGCTGGCATTTCTGGTTGGCCACCATCGGCATCATTCTCTACGCCGCTGCCATGTGGGTGACGGGGATCATGGAGGGCCTGATGTGGCGCGAAGTTGATGCCAACGGTTTCCTCGTGAACTCGTTCGCCGATACCGTGGCCGCAAAGTTCCCGATGTATGTGGTGCGCGGTCTGGGTGGGGTGTTGTTCCTCTCTGGTGCGTTGATCATGTGCTACAACCTCTGGATGACTGTAACACGTTCGCCGGCCGTCGCGCCTGTGAACAGTGCAGTCCCGGCTGAATAA
- a CDS encoding CcoQ/FixQ family Cbb3-type cytochrome c oxidase assembly chaperone, translating to METYSLLREFADSWMLLALFTFFVGVVFWVFRPGATKSYENPSTIPFRHEDKPAPTNGARHEEA from the coding sequence ATGGAAACCTATTCGCTGTTGCGTGAATTTGCCGATAGCTGGATGTTGCTGGCACTCTTTACGTTCTTTGTTGGCGTCGTGTTCTGGGTGTTCCGCCCCGGCGCCACCAAGAGCTATGAGAACCCGTCAACCATCCCGTTCCGGCACGAAGACAAACCGGCCCCGACCAACGGCGCCCGGCACGAGGAGGCATGA
- the ccoO gene encoding cytochrome-c oxidase, cbb3-type subunit II, with product MAILDKHAILEKNVTLLAIFAFLVVTVGGIVQIAPLFWLENTIEDVEGMRPYSPLELTGRDIYIREGCYVCHSQMIRPMRDEVERYGHYSLAAESKYDHPFQWGSKRTGPDLARVGGRYSDDWHVDHLRDPQSVVPESVMPKYGFLENRMIEPAHIEDLLKTHRLVGVPYSDEMIENAKADFMVQIDPDGDTEGLLARYPKAQVRNFDGQPGISEADALIAYLQMLGTLVDFSTFTPDASR from the coding sequence ATGGCAATTCTGGACAAACACGCAATCCTGGAAAAGAACGTCACGCTCTTGGCGATCTTTGCCTTCCTTGTCGTCACGGTTGGGGGGATCGTGCAGATCGCCCCGCTGTTCTGGCTTGAAAACACCATCGAGGATGTAGAGGGCATGCGCCCCTACTCTCCGCTGGAGTTGACGGGCCGCGATATCTACATCCGCGAGGGCTGTTACGTCTGCCATAGTCAGATGATCCGCCCGATGCGCGATGAGGTCGAGCGCTATGGGCACTATTCGCTGGCGGCGGAGTCGAAATATGACCACCCGTTCCAGTGGGGGTCCAAGCGGACGGGGCCGGATCTGGCCCGTGTCGGCGGGCGCTATTCGGATGACTGGCATGTCGATCACCTGCGCGACCCGCAGTCGGTTGTGCCAGAGTCGGTGATGCCGAAATATGGCTTTCTCGAAAACCGGATGATCGAGCCTGCGCATATCGAGGATCTGCTCAAGACACATCGTTTGGTGGGCGTGCCCTATAGTGACGAGATGATCGAGAACGCCAAGGCTGACTTTATGGTGCAGATTGATCCCGATGGCGATACCGAGGGTCTCTTGGCGCGCTATCCCAAGGCACAAGTGCGCAATTTCGACGGGCAGCCCGGGATTTCCGAGGCGGATGCGCTGATCGCCTATCTGCAAATGCTGGGGACGCTGGTTGATTTCTCGACCTTCACCCCGGACGCGAGCCGGTAA